The genomic stretch TCAAGGACTGGCCGTTTGTGCGATCGTATGTCATCAAGGATAGTCATCTATTTTTGTCGCTGATGGCAGACGGCGGCATTTACGAATTTGAACCGATTAGCAAATCACAACCAGTCGCACCCAAATAATTAATTCCATCTCGTGTCCGGTGAATGTAGTACTGTTCATCTCCCCGACTTTTTTAAAAAGGCGGGGGCTATAGCCTCTCATAACCTTAAACTTTATGAGTAAAGTTTCATGAAGGTGAATTTGCCATAATTCGCTTCAACTTCTCTGGATTCCTGACAGTGTAGACAGATTGAATATAGCCATCCACAATTTCAAATGTCGTTACGCTGTGAATGCAACCATTAACGAACGTGATTATGCCAGACTGTCCATTAATGTCGATGATGTGATTAACCGCCTCAGCAAGCCATTTGCTGCGAATCGCCAGCAAAAACCGGGCGACTTTCATTGATCCCTGTAGCGGTTTTAAGGCAGCAGCAACCTGTCCTCCGCCATCCGACCAATAAGTGACATCTTTTGCTAGAAGTGCCAGCAAACTTTGCAAATTACCCTGGGTTGAAGCTTCTAGGAATTTTGTTGTAATTTGCTCCTGTTGTTGATGGGAAACCGGAAAGCGAAGACGTTGAGCAGTGATATGCTGGCGCGATCGCCGCAGAATTTGGCGGCAGTTGGCTGGACTTTTCCCTACCATCTGAGCAATTTCGTCGTAGTCATACTCAAAAACTTCCCGCAGCAGAAATACGGCTCGTTCGATGGGTGATAAGCGTTCTAGAATCACTAAAAACGCCATCGAAAGGGAATCTGCCAACTCTAACAGAGCAGCTGGATCATCGGATTGTTGAGTTATAATCGGTTCAGGTAGCCACGACCCTACGTACTGCTCTCGTTGCACACGGGCAGAGCGCAGATGGTCAATGCACAGGCGGGTGATAATTGTTGACAAATAAGTTTTAGCAGATTTCACCGTGTCTTCTGCTGTTTGCTGCCAGCGCAGGAAGGTTTCTTGTACCATGTCTTCAGCATCAGTAGCCGTTCCCAACATCCGGTAGGCAATCCCAAATAAAAGAGGACGATGCTGGTTGAAGGTTTCGAGATGACTCATAAAACCTGCTCTGTTTGCTGTAGAGTACTCAATGACCATGCGCCTAATGCACATCCAAGTCCTTCTGTCAAGAATAGAAGAATAGCAGTGATATGGAAGAGGACACCCCAACCAGTAAATGGAATTTGGGAGATATGATCGGGACTGATCGCAACGAAATGATTGTAGAGACCAAATAGAAATGCTCCAACCATTGAACTCAGCAACAACCAGCTA from Chlorogloeopsis sp. ULAP01 encodes the following:
- a CDS encoding RNA polymerase sigma-70 factor, whose product is MSHLETFNQHRPLLFGIAYRMLGTATDAEDMVQETFLRWQQTAEDTVKSAKTYLSTIITRLCIDHLRSARVQREQYVGSWLPEPIITQQSDDPAALLELADSLSMAFLVILERLSPIERAVFLLREVFEYDYDEIAQMVGKSPANCRQILRRSRQHITAQRLRFPVSHQQQEQITTKFLEASTQGNLQSLLALLAKDVTYWSDGGGQVAAALKPLQGSMKVARFLLAIRSKWLAEAVNHIIDINGQSGIITFVNGCIHSVTTFEIVDGYIQSVYTVRNPEKLKRIMANSPS